The Geoalkalibacter sp. genomic interval GAAAGGGCATACCGAGCTTTATCGCGGCGCCGAGTACCAAATCGACTTCATTCCCAAGGTGCGCGTCGAGGTGGTGGTCGCGGACGAGCGGGTTCCCGACGTGGTCGCCGCCATGCAGCGCGAGGCCTGCACCGGGCGCATCGGCGACGGCAAGATTTTCGTCACGCCCGTCGATCAGTCGATTCGCATC includes:
- a CDS encoding P-II family nitrogen regulator, which produces MKKVECIIKPFKLDDVKGALTDLGIPGMTVSEVRGFGRQKGHTELYRGAEYQIDFIPKVRVEVVVADERVPDVVAAMQREACTGRIGDGKIFVTPVDQSIRIRTGEQGPDSL